A window of Helicobacter pylori genomic DNA:
TTTCTGTTTCAAAAAAAGGGTTAAAAATCCTTTGAATGTCCTTTTCTGACTTTTCAAAATAGACCCCCTTAAACACCCCTAAAATTTGTTGCAAGCATTTTTCTTGATAATTCAATCGTTTGAATTTGATTTTCACCTCTACCCCCTACTTTTTAAATCGTTAATCTCTAAATGCAATTCATTCAAATTACTGCTCAATTCCAAATACAAATTATCGTTACTGATAGCGGGCATATACATGCTAATTTTTTCTACCCCCTTATCTTTCAAGTTTTCTAAAACTGCATTCATTTCTATATCCCCCACAATGAAAGCCGTATTTTCAGCCAGATACAAGGCGTTTTCAATCAAGCAAGTTATAGGGGTAGTAAGCTCCAAACCCTCGCACCATAAAAGATTGATTAAAATCGTTTGGGTTTCTCTTTTTTTAGGGTTAGAATAAGCGAATAAATCCTCTTGCCCCACTTCGCCCAGATTTTTATGATAAATAACGCTCATTTCATTATCAATAATTTCAAACGCTTGAAAATGCGTATCCAAATGCGGGCAAGTTTCTTGGATTTTAGCCCCCGCCCTTTTAATCCTTTCTTCGGTGATGTCAAAAATACTTGGGGAAGTGGATTTTAGGGTGTTTAAACAAAAATCATGCGTGCTTTTGTTTTTCTTGGGATCAATTTTTTCGTCTAACTGGACGAGAATGAAGCGCCTTTCTTTAAATGCGGCGTTCAAGCCATTAAATAACCCCCCCCCTCACTTAATTTTTGATAATCGCTCTTATTACTCTCTAGCACGGCATGCGCGGTTGTCCCGCTCCCAGCGAAAAAATCTAAGATGATGTCGCCTTTTTCGGTAGTTTGCTCTATAAGAAAGCTTATCAATTCAACAGGTTTAGAATAATCAAAAATATTTCTTTCATTAAAAAGCTTTTGTAACCCTCTTGTAGCCATATCGTTAGAATATTTATGATCTATAAAATCTACACTTAAAATATTTTTAGTGCGGTTAAAATATTCTATTTTATAAGGCTTGCTATCGGATATTTTAGCCTTTGTGTAAGTTTTTGTATAAATTCTATTGTTTTTAACTTCTACAAAACCATTAGCCAATCCAAAGTCAAATTTTGCCTTACCCCAACGCCAACGAAAATTATCAGCCAATTTACCATTGATTTTTTGTAATCTTTGCTCTTCTGTAAGTCCTCCAGCTATATATTTTTTTCCATTAATTTCTATAATATAATCTAAACTTTTGACATACCCTAGAGTATTTGAGTCAAGAGCTTGATTTAATCTATACCCACCTCTTTCATTGTAAAATTCATCTTTAAAAGAGTAATCGTTTTCATCAATATCAATCTGTTTAAAGCTGATACTATTCTTTTGATAGCATAAAACATAATCATGGTTTTTAGCGATTTGATTAGTGGATTTTCCTGCTCTTTTAACTAATCTTGGCATTTCAGCCACAAAATTCCCCTCCCCAAAAATTTCATCGCATAAAAGTTTGAGTTGGGCGGCTTCGTTATCGTCAATAGAAATGAAAATGACGCCGTCTTTTTTAAGCAAATCTTTAGCGAGCAACAATCTAGGATACATGAAGCTAAGCCACCCGCTATGGCATTTTGACCCAAAAAGATTGTTGATATAATCCAATTTTTCTTTAGAATAGTCCAATTGTTTTAAAAGCGCTTCGTTAGATTGTGAAAAATCATCGCTATAAATAAATTCATCGTTTTTGGTGTTGTAAGGAGGGTCAATGTAAATCATTTTGATTTTTTCGCTATAACTTTGTCTTAAGATTTTGAGAGCGTCCAAATTATCGCCCTTGATGAGAATGTGCTTGCTAGTGGATTTGTTTAAGGGTTTTAAAATCTTATCGTTTTTCTTAAAAGCTTGAGTTAAAGCGATTTTTTTACCCACAAAGTTCAACCCATAGCCCTCTTCTTTTATCCCGCTAAAATCCCCTAATAACGCTTTTAATTTTTCTGTGTCTAGCGTGAGTTGATTACCATTTTCCATGCTCAAGCAACCGGGAAAATAGCGATTAAAAATTTCTAATTTTTTTTCATTAACGCTTTTTTCTTCACAAATTTCTTTATTTTGCATCTCTATCCTTTATTTTAAATGATTTAAATTACCCAATTCTGCCTTAATTTTCAATTTTCAATTTTCAAATGTTCCATGTGAAACGCTAGCGTTTTTTAAAAAATCTTGTTTCACTTCAGCGATAATACTTCCATCTCTGGCTAAGTCAATGTATTCAAAACTATTCCCGCTCTGCTCTCCGCCCTGAAGTAAATCCCCGCTTTTTCTGTATTCTAAATCCAATTCAGCGATTTTAAAGCCGTCCAATTCATCAGCAAACTTTTCTAATCGTTCGTTTTCTTCTTGGATCGTGCATAAAAAACAATAGCCTTTCAAGCCGTTACGAGAAACGCGCCCTCTTAACTGGTGCAAGGTCGCTAAGCCTAACCTTTCAGGCGCTAAGATCACCATCACGCTCAATCGTGGTAAAGAAATGCCCACTTCAATGAGCGTGGTCGCTAAAAGAATGCTCCCACACTCTCTAAATTCTTCAATCACCTCTTCTTTATTTTTATCTTGCCCTGAAGTGGTATAAACCTTTTTAAAGCGTTTTTGCCAAAAGCTTGCCCCCTCACTCAGCGATAAATAAGGGATTTTTTCGCTCTCATTCACAAGCGGGTAGACGACAATGACTTGATGGTTTTTAGCGATTTCTTCGCTAATTTTCTCCATCACTATTTTAAAATCTCTTTTATGCAAGACTAGAGTTTCAATCTCTTTCGGGTAGGGGGTTTCTCTAATCATGGTCGTTTGAACAAACGCGCTTTTGGCTAGAGCTAAAGTGCGAGGAATGGGGGTTGCGGAAAATTGCAAGGAATGAGGTTTGTTGCCCTTGCTGCTCGCCATTTTTTCTAATTGGTAGCGCTGTTTGGTGCCAAATCGGTGCTGTTCATCAGTGATCACTAGAGCAAATTCATTCAAATCGCGCTTATCAAATAACAACGCTTGCGTGCCGATAACAACATGCGTGATTTTTTCAAACAAATAATTTTTTTTATGGCTCCCGCCGAGCAGTAATTCCACTTCAAAATAAGAGGGTAAAAATTTTAAGGCTTCGTTATAAAGCTGTTTAGCGAGAATGGAAGTGGGCGCCATTAAAAGGGTTTTATTGGGGTAGGCTAAGATCATGCTCGCTAAAATCACCATCGTTTTCCCGCACCCCACATCGCCCACGATCAAACGCTTGCACGCTATGGGGCTAGTGAGATCGTTTTGGATTTCTTTAATGGCGTTTTGTTGGTCATTAGTGAGTTGAAAGGGTAAAGAAGCGATGAACGCTTTCAAGCGCTCGCTGTTATTGGGGCATACGATTTTAGCGCTAAATTGCAATTTTTTACGCTCTAAATTTTTCATATAAAAAAGCATTTCAATGTATTTTAATGCATTTAAATGCTGTGAAGGGAAAGTTTTATTCGTTTCAAAATCCTTGAGAAAATGCGGCGTGGGGAAAAAAATTTCTAATAATAAATGCGCGATACTTTCTTTAACGCCTTCCTTTTTTAGACTTTCTAAAGAAAGGAGTTTTTGCAAATTTTCTTGGATTTTTTTATGGTTTTTAACTTTTTTAAAAAGTAAAGAAATGCCGCCAAATTCTTTAAGGATTTTAGGCGTGTTAATAATATAAGCTTGATTAAAAGAGCTTTGCTCTAATTTACCATAAATAAATAAACTCTCGCCGGTTTTAAATTGGTTGTAATAAAACGCGCTGTAATTGAAAAAAACAAGCTCTAAATTTTTGCAAAATCGTTTGGAATAAGCAAAAATCTTTAAAACTTTGGCGTAGTTTTTTTTATCTAAAACATGCACTTCTAAAACGCCACTCAAACCCGTTTCAAAACGCTCTAACAGGCTTAAATCTTTATAACCTTTAGGCGTATAGCTAAGCAAGGCCTCTAAAAGCGATTTCACATTCAATGTTTTTAATAGATGGTTTATTTCTTGCAATTTATCCTTACCCTAGCCAATCCTTAATCATTTTTATGATAAGATAATCAAATTATACATTGACTTAAGGAAATTTAATTGATGAAATCTAAAATCACCCATTTTATCGCTATCTCTTTTGTTTTAAGCCTGTTTAGCGCGTGCAAAGATGAAGTTAAAAAATCGTCCCAATCGCACCAAAACAACACTAAAACCACTAAAAACAATCAAATCAATCAAGCCAATAACGATATAAGAAAAATTGAACATGAAGAAGAAGATGAAAAAGCCACTAAAGAAGTGAATGACTTGATCAATAACGAAAATAAAATTGATGAAATCAGTAATGAAGAAAACGCTGATCCTTCGCAAAAAAGAACGAACAATGTTTTGCAACGAGCCACTAACCACCAAGACAATCTCAACTCCCCACTCAACAGGAAATATTAAAGTGTGAAATTTTTTTCAAAGGATTTATTCAAAAAAGTAACCCCTTTATTTTTAAGCGTTTATTTTTTAAACCCTACTATTGTGCAAGCCAAAAGCCGTTTTTATGTGGCTTCTCAGTATCAGGTGGGGAAAATGATCATGAAAAAATACAACGATCTCAAACGCACGATTGAAGGGGCGAGCTTTTCTTTAGGCTGGGAAATTAACCCCACTAATTACTGGTTTTATTCCCGCTACTATTTTTTTATGGACTATGGCAATGTCATACTCAATAAAAGAACGGGCGCTCAAGCGAACATGTTCACTTACGGCTTTGGGGGGGATTTGATCGTGGAATACAATAAAAACCCCTTGTATGTTTTTTCTCTTTTTTATGGCATGCAAGTTGCTGAAAACACATGGACGATTTCCAAACACAGCGCGAATTTCATTATTGACGATTGGCGCAGCATTCAAGGGTTTTCACTCAAAACTTCAAATTTTAGGATGCTGGGCTTGGTGGGGTTTAAATTCCAAACCGTGCTATTCCACCATGACGCTAGTATTGAAGTGGGGATCAAATGGCCCTTTGCTTTTGAATACGACTCGCCTTTTGTAAGGCTTTTTTCTGTCTTCATTTCGCACACTTTCTACCTTTAAACCAATTCCAACCCCACCGGGCAGTGATCGCTCCCCAGAATATCTTTATAGATTAAAGCGTCTTTTAAGCGCGTTTTTAAAGGGTTAGAGCATAGAAAATAATCAATGCGCCAACCAATGTCTTTGTCCCTTGCTTGTTGCATATAACTCCACCAGGTGTAAGCCTTTTCTTTGTTAGGGTAAAAATAACGGAAAGTGTCAATGAAACCGGCATTCAAAAGCTCGTTGAATTTTTCCCTTTCTTCATCGCTAAAGCCTGCATTTTTTCGGTTTGTTTTAGGGTTTTCTAAATCAATTTCATTGTGGGCCACATTCAAATCCCCGCACACAATGACCGGTTTTTTCAATTCTAAAGCTTTTAAAAATTTCCTAAACTCCACCTCCCAGCTCATGCGGTAATTGAGCCTGGATAGGGCTTGTTGGGAATTAGGGGTATAAACGTTCACTAAATAAAACGATTCAAACTCGCAAGTTACTACACGCCCCTCTTTATCATGCTCTTCAATATTGATACCATAGCTCACGCTCAAAGGCTCTTTTTTAGTGAAAGTTACCACCCCAGAATAGCCTTTTTTAATCGCGCAATTCCAAAAATCAAAATACCCTTTAAATTCAAAGGTGTTTTGCTCTTGTTGCATTTTAGATTCTTGAATGCAAAAAATATCCGCATCCACGCTATTGAAAAAATCCATAAAGCCCTTAGTCATGCAAGCCCTCAAGCCATTCACATTCCATGAGATCAATTTCATTTTAATCCTTGTTCAATTTGAGTTAATTCTATCTTTTTAGTCATTTTTTTAAAAATTAAGCTTTATTTTACCTTTTTTATGTAATAATTAACTTTCGCTTGGCTTGATAGCTCAGTCGGTAGAGCAGAAGACTGAAAATCTTCGTGTCGGTGGTTCGATTCCGCCTCAAGCCACCATTCAAACTTCATTGAATAAATAATTCCCTTTTTTGACACAAACAACACGAGAGTTTTCAATACTTAAAGGCGTGCTTTTGGCTCGTGGTTGCTCTTCTATTTCTAAAGCAACACACACCCCCTCTTTAAACCGCACATGGTTTTTAACCCATTCTTTGTATTCACTGCTTTCTTTGATTATATCGTTTAAATAATGCCCCTCATACACTTCCACAAATTCCATAAACTTTTCATTCAAATTCAACTCATTGTGCGTTATTTCGCTTTTTCGCGTGGAAGAATAAGCCAATTCGCTGGTTTCATAAAAAGTCGGCTCTACTTGGTCGTCTTGTTTGGGGCGCTCATAAATGGCTTTGACTAATTGCGTGGTGATTTCATACTCACTTTCCCACGCTTGTTTTAAAGGCTCTTCTATCAAATAGCATTGCCTAATGGTGCCGTCTTTTCGCGCTCTAGCCCTTTTGCATTTTTCTGTGGTGCTTCTGGCTTGAAGAATGGCGAAATTGTTTTTAGCTTCAAAAGTTTGAGGCTCTTCTAAAGGCTCTGTTTTTTGAACGGAGATTTTAGTGTAAGGGGTAATGATTTTACCGCTTTTATTTTCAGCCATGCTGTAATCGCAAGGGGTAATGTCTGTGGTGGTCTGTTTGTTTTCATCAACGCGCTTTAAAATGCTTGGGCGATAGGCTTGCAAATTTTCATCATCATAAACCCACTTCCCGCACGCAAATTCCTTGACATTAGGATCTCTAACGGCTTGTTTTTCCGCATTATCCTTACTATCTTCGTTGCTTTCATTGTTTTCATGAGTATCAGCATGAGAAGCGTTGTTATTGGGGGGCGTTTTTTCAGTGGGCGGCGTTATAAAAAGGTTGTTTTCTTGATCTTCTGAAGAATGTTTTAAAGGGGGTTTAGTGTCGTTTGTTGGCGTTTTAGTTTCATTAGCAGAGCTTATTTTGCTAGGGGTTGTTAAAGGCTGTAAAAGGCTGTTTTTAGAGTTTTTAGGGCCTAGTTTGGATTCTGGATAAGAAAAGTTTTGAGGAAGTTGTTGCGATGAACTGGGTTTATTTTGCGGTTTTTGCATGGGCGCGTTTAAAGAGGGTATTTGGTTGGGGCGTGGTTCTTTCAATTCTGAAGAAAAGATAATTTGCGTGTTTCTAGGAATGATAGAGCGATCAGGGTTTAAGGTCGTTTCTAAGGAAAGTTTTTCATCAAGGGGTTGATAGACGATTGCAGTGGATATATGAGTGATAGTGAGCGTGAGTTTTTTGTGTGGGGAGATATTATAAACTCCTAAAACCTGTCTTGGCTCTTTAGAATCAAGGACTTTAGCTTTAAATGTGCCTTTATGCGGCGAAGTTTTGATTTCTTCTAAAAGCTCGATGACAAGAGCTTGAAGGGGGTTAGAAAAAGCGAGGAAAAAAGACAAACATAGGGATTTTTTCATGCATACTCCTTTTTTAATTTGGATTATAGCTTAAAAAAAGGTTTAGTAAAAGTTATCAATAAGTTATAGATAGGTAACATTTTAGAAAATAATATTTAGTAACAGTAGTAGGGTTTTTAAGGGGGTTGTGAGATTTTAAAAAAAGTGAATGAAACGCTTTGTGATAAGCCTTTTTTCATTCACTCAAATTCAACGCCGTTTTTTTATCGTTCAATTCATTCAAGCGGTTTTTAATCTCTTCTCTAAGGCTTAAGATAAAAGGGTTTTTTTCTTCTTCAAGCATTTTTTTAACGCTAGAATACATTTTAGAAATGCTTGAATGATCTTTTAAATCCAAAAATTGAGCGAGCGAGAGCGTGGGGTTTGGGGTGTAGAGCCTTGCAAAATACACGACTAATTTTCTGGCTAAAGCGACATTTTTTTGGCGTGAAGATTTTTTGATTTCACTGGATTTGAGGTTCAGGCTTTGCGCGACAGCGAGCAAGATATTTTCTAAGCTTGAGCCTTCAGCATGATCTTTTTGCAAATCTTCTAAAACGGTTTTAGCGAGGTTTAAATTAATGGAGGCGTTCATTAGGTTTGCATTCACGCTGATTTTAATGATCGCTCCTTCCATTTGGCGGATATTGTCGCTGATGTGTTGGGCGATGTATTCCATCACTTCTTCGGGTAAAATGATTTGATTGAGCTGGCATTTTTGTTTGACAATAGAAAGCTTGGTTTCTAAATCAGGGGGCATGATTTTAGCGGTTATCCCCCATTCAAAGCGCGATTTTAGGCGATCTTCTAAACCGGCGATGTTTTTAGGCGATCGGTCTGAGATTAATACGATTTGTTTGTTATTAGCGTGCAATTCGTTGAAAGTGTGGAAAAACTCTTCTTCTAGTTTGGGTTTTCCTTGCAAAAATTGGGCGTCATCTAGTAGGAAAAAATCGCAATGGCGGTATTTTGCTTTAAAAGAATCCATGGTTTTATTGTCTAAATGCTTTAAAAAGTCTGTCAAAAAGTCTTCAGAAGTAACCAGCACGACTTTTTTATGCTTTTCTAGGGCATGGTTGCCGATAGCGTTTAAAATGTGCGTTTTGCCTAACCCTGTGCCACCATAAAAAAGCACTGGGTTATAAGGGGGAGTGTCGCTTTGGGCGACTTTTTTAGCGATTTCATAAACGGTGTTATTGCATGAGCCTACGACAAAATTTTCAAAAGTGTAAGAGTCTTTGACGCTGGATTTTACTGCTTTGTAATTGATGTTAGAATGATCGCTAGCCTGAATTTTAGGAGCCACTTCAATACGCACGTCCACGCTATGGGCTAAATGCATGCCGACTTTATTCTGGCTTAAAATTTCTTTGAGTAATACGCCGTGTTTAGCCGTAATCCAATTGCATAAGAGCATGTTAGGGGCGTAAAAAAAGGCAATATCGCTCTTGCTCGCATTAGGGTTGTATTTGAGCTGGCTTAAGCAATTTTCATACTCTATGGGGCTAACTTTTTGTTTGACTAGCGCCAAGATTTCTTTTTCAATATTGTTGTTGGTATCCATGGCGTTATTATAGCGTGAATAAGTTGTGAATGAAAAAGGAATGGCATGTGAATGAAATGTGAATGAAGCCTTAAAATTAAGGCGTTTCTTTTAAGGGTTTGTCTATAATGCTTGCTTCAATCATAAGCGAATGGATGCGAAAAAAGGATTTTCATGCTGCTTTGCGCTGGAAGGAATGAAACTTTAAAAGGGGCAACGCCTGTTGGTGTGGGCTTGATAGAAAGCGCGATCAATTTAACGAGGATATGTTTAAAAAACCCTAGTATAGAAAGCCTTATTTTTATAGGGAGCGCGGGGAGTTATAGTGCGGAAATTGAGCTTTTAAGCGTGTTTGAAAGCATTCAAGGCTATCAAATTGAAGAGAGTTTTAGCCATTTAAACAGCTACACGCCTTTGGATAATTTTATTCACATAGAAACCAAAGAACAAGCGCTTTTTAAAAGGGTGCGCGTGAATAGCAGTAACTACATCCACACCAACGGAATGTTTGCTAAAAAAATGGTTCAAAAGGGCGTTTTATTAGAAAACATGGAGTTTTTTAGCGTTTTGAGCGTGGCTAAGGCGTTTTCTTTAAAAGCCAAAGGGATTTTTTGCGTGAGTAATCATGTGGGGCTTGATGCGCATAAGGAATTTAAAGAAAATCATGCCAAAGTCAAGCAAGTTTTAGAAAACATCATTGATAGTTTAATAGTTTAGCTATCATGGAGCATTCTAAATTAAAGGCGGTTGAATGTTTGAAAAAATACGCAAGATTTTAGCGGAGATTGAAGATTCGCAAAATGAAATTGAAATGCTTTTAAAATTAGCGAATTTGAGTTTGGGGGATTTTATTGAAATTAAAAGAGGGAGCATGGACATGCCAAAGAGCGTGAATGAAGCGTTTTTTACGCAATTAAGCGAAGAAGTGGAGCGCCTAAAGGAGCTTATCAACGCTTTAAACAAGATCAAAAAAGGGTTATTGGTGTTTTAAATGTGCGGGATTGTCGGTTATATAGGGAATAGCGAGAAAAAATCCATTCTTTTAGAGGGCTTGAAAGAATTGGAATACAGAGGTTATGATAGCGCTGGTTTAGCCATATTGAGCGCTGATCGTTTGGAAGTGTTTAAAACTCAAGGGAAATTAGAAAACCTTAGAACAGAGCTTAAAGATAAGGAGTTTTTGAATTTTGGCGTGAGTATCGCTCACACCAGATGGGCAACGCATGGGAAACCAAGCAGCGTGAACGCCCACCCGCATTTTACAGAAAATTTAGCTTTAGTGCATAACGGGATCATTGAAAATTACGCGAGCTTGAAAAAAGAATTGGAAAATAAAGGGCATGCGTTTTTGAGCCAAACGGACACGGAAGTGATTGCGCACCTTTTAGAAGAAACGCTTAAAAGCGAGAATGATTTATTGAAAGCCTTTGAAAAAAGCATCAGCCTTCTAAAAGGGAGTTATGCGATTTTAATGCTCCATAAAAGGGCTAAAGAGAGCTTGTTTTACGCTAAATCTTCTTCGCCTTTGATCGTGGGTAAGGGCAAAGAGGGGGTGTTTTTTGCGTCCAGTTTGAGCGTGTTAGCCCCTAAAGTGGAGCAATTTGTCATTTTAGAAGAAAACAGCGTGGGGCAGATTTCTTTAGAGAATTTTAAAGATTTAAAAAATATTGAAAACATGAAAGATTACGCCTTTGACAATAAGGATTATTCTAAAGGGGATTTCAGGAATTATTTAGAAAAAGAGATTTATGAGCAGCATAGCAGTTTGTTAGAGTGTTTAGAGGGGCGTTTGGAAGCCTTGAATGTGTATTGTGAGATCGATCCTGAATTTTTAGAAAATGTGAGCGAAATCACGCTGTGTTCTTGCGGGAGCAGTTACCATGCGAGTTTGGCGAGCGTGTATTTGTTTGAAAGATTAGCCAAAATAAGAGCGAGGGCCATTTTAGCGAGCGAATACCGCTACGCCAATTTCAAAAGCAACCCTAACGAGCTTTTTATAGCGATTTCTCAAAGCGGGGAAACCGCTGACACTTTAGAGGCTTTAAAATTAGCCAAAGCGCAAGGGCTTAAAACCATTAGTTTGTGCAACGCCCCTTTTAGCATGATGAGCCGCATTAGCGATCACACTTTGTTGATTAGAGCGGGGGTAGAAAGGAGCGTGGCATCCACTAAGGCGTTTTCTTCGCAAGTGATGCTTTTATGGCTTTTGAGCGTGTATGTGGGCAAACAATTAGGGACGATCTCTAAAGAAGAAGAAAAGATCCAAGCTAAAAACATGCTAGATAGCGTGAATGCAATGAAAATAGAGCCTAAATTGCATGAAAAAATCAAGCGCCTATCCAAACGCTACTTGCATGGGCATGGCTTTTTTTATATTGGGCGCGATGTGTTTTACCCGCTCGCTTTAGAGGGGGCGTTGAAACTCAAAGAGATCAGCTACTTGCACGCTGAAGGGTATGCGAGCGCGGAGATGAAGCATGGGCCTATTGCGCTAGTGGATTCTAACCTTTTTACCATTGCTCTATTGTCTAAACATTTATTGTTTGATAAAACCAAAAGCAATATTGAAGAATTGAGCGCTAGGGATTCTACGATTTGCGTGTTAAGCTCTGAAATTTTAGAAATCGCTGATGATTTTATCCAATTAGAAGAGAGTGAAAGCTACATGGAAGAATTTTTCCGCATGAATTTAGCGATGCAACTTTTAGCTTTAGAAATCGCTATGCGTTTAAATCACGATGTGGATCACCCAAGAAATCTGGCTAAAAGCGTGACCGTGGAATGATCTAATAGCATATAGGAGTCAAATAATGGAAGTGATTTGTAAGCATTACACCCCTTTAGACATTGCAAGCCAAGCGATCCGCACTTGCTGGCAGAGTTTTGAATACGGCGATGGTGGAGGTTGTAAGGATAAGGAATTAATCCACAGGGTAGGGAATATCTTTAGGCATTCTTCCACTTTGGAGCATCTTTATTACAATTTTGAAATCAAGGGTTTGAGTAGGGGGGCGTTGCAAGAATTGAGCCGGCATAGAATAGCGAGCTTGAGCGTGAAATCAAGCCGTTACACTTTAAGGGAATTGAAAGAAGTGGAGAGCTTTTTACCCCTTAATGAAACGAATTTGGAGAGGGCGAAAGAGTTTTTGGTTTTTGTGGATAATGAGCAAGTGAATACAATGAGCGTTTTGGCTTTAGAAAATCTAAGGATTTTATTGAGCGAGCATAACATTAAAAACGATTTAGCCAAATACGCCATGCCTGAAAGCTATAAAACGCATTTAGCTTATAGTATTAATGCTAGGAGTTTGCAAAATTTATTGGCTTTAAGGAGCAGCAATAAAGCCTTAAAAGAAATGCAAGATTTAGCCAAAGCCTTGTTTGACGCTTTGCCTGGCGAGCATCAATATTTGTTTGAGGATTGTTTGAAACATTAAGCATAAGAAATTATTGCTTGATTTTATGTTAGTTTTTTATTGCTGATTTTTACACGCCCTATTTTAGCGTTTGATTGGATAAAACTTTTAAGGGGGTTTGTTGTACAATTTTATCACGCCCCATAGTTGCAATATGGGGCAAACTACCTTTAAAGGAGCATGTTATGTC
This region includes:
- a CDS encoding site-specific DNA-methyltransferase, encoding MQNKEICEEKSVNEKKLEIFNRYFPGCLSMENGNQLTLDTEKLKALLGDFSGIKEEGYGLNFVGKKIALTQAFKKNDKILKPLNKSTSKHILIKGDNLDALKILRQSYSEKIKMIYIDPPYNTKNDEFIYSDDFSQSNEALLKQLDYSKEKLDYINNLFGSKCHSGWLSFMYPRLLLAKDLLKKDGVIFISIDDNEAAQLKLLCDEIFGEGNFVAEMPRLVKRAGKSTNQIAKNHDYVLCYQKNSISFKQIDIDENDYSFKDEFYNERGGYRLNQALDSNTLGYVKSLDYIIEINGKKYIAGGLTEEQRLQKINGKLADNFRWRWGKAKFDFGLANGFVEVKNNRIYTKTYTKAKISDSKPYKIEYFNRTKNILSVDFIDHKYSNDMATRGLQKLFNERNIFDYSKPVELISFLIEQTTEKGDIILDFFAGSGTTAHAVLESNKSDYQKLSEGGGYLMA
- the recG gene encoding ATP-dependent DNA helicase RecG → MQEINHLLKTLNVKSLLEALLSYTPKGYKDLSLLERFETGLSGVLEVHVLDKKNYAKVLKIFAYSKRFCKNLELVFFNYSAFYYNQFKTGESLFIYGKLEQSSFNQAYIINTPKILKEFGGISLLFKKVKNHKKIQENLQKLLSLESLKKEGVKESIAHLLLEIFFPTPHFLKDFETNKTFPSQHLNALKYIEMLFYMKNLERKKLQFSAKIVCPNNSERLKAFIASLPFQLTNDQQNAIKEIQNDLTSPIACKRLIVGDVGCGKTMVILASMILAYPNKTLLMAPTSILAKQLYNEALKFLPSYFEVELLLGGSHKKNYLFEKITHVVIGTQALLFDKRDLNEFALVITDEQHRFGTKQRYQLEKMASSKGNKPHSLQFSATPIPRTLALAKSAFVQTTMIRETPYPKEIETLVLHKRDFKIVMEKISEEIAKNHQVIVVYPLVNESEKIPYLSLSEGASFWQKRFKKVYTTSGQDKNKEEVIEEFRECGSILLATTLIEVGISLPRLSVMVILAPERLGLATLHQLRGRVSRNGLKGYCFLCTIQEENERLEKFADELDGFKIAELDLEYRKSGDLLQGGEQSGNSFEYIDLARDGSIIAEVKQDFLKNASVSHGTFEN
- a CDS encoding outer membrane protein; this encodes MKFFSKDLFKKVTPLFLSVYFLNPTIVQAKSRFYVASQYQVGKMIMKKYNDLKRTIEGASFSLGWEINPTNYWFYSRYYFFMDYGNVILNKRTGAQANMFTYGFGGDLIVEYNKNPLYVFSLFYGMQVAENTWTISKHSANFIIDDWRSIQGFSLKTSNFRMLGLVGFKFQTVLFHHDASIEVGIKWPFAFEYDSPFVRLFSVFISHTFYL
- a CDS encoding exodeoxyribonuclease III, which produces MKLISWNVNGLRACMTKGFMDFFNSVDADIFCIQESKMQQEQNTFEFKGYFDFWNCAIKKGYSGVVTFTKKEPLSVSYGINIEEHDKEGRVVTCEFESFYLVNVYTPNSQQALSRLNYRMSWEVEFRKFLKALELKKPVIVCGDLNVAHNEIDLENPKTNRKNAGFSDEEREKFNELLNAGFIDTFRYFYPNKEKAYTWWSYMQQARDKDIGWRIDYFLCSNPLKTRLKDALIYKDILGSDHCPVGLELV
- the dnaA gene encoding chromosomal replication initiator protein DnaA yields the protein MDTNNNIEKEILALVKQKVSPIEYENCLSQLKYNPNASKSDIAFFYAPNMLLCNWITAKHGVLLKEILSQNKVGMHLAHSVDVRIEVAPKIQASDHSNINYKAVKSSVKDSYTFENFVVGSCNNTVYEIAKKVAQSDTPPYNPVLFYGGTGLGKTHILNAIGNHALEKHKKVVLVTSEDFLTDFLKHLDNKTMDSFKAKYRHCDFFLLDDAQFLQGKPKLEEEFFHTFNELHANNKQIVLISDRSPKNIAGLEDRLKSRFEWGITAKIMPPDLETKLSIVKQKCQLNQIILPEEVMEYIAQHISDNIRQMEGAIIKISVNANLMNASINLNLAKTVLEDLQKDHAEGSSLENILLAVAQSLNLKSSEIKKSSRQKNVALARKLVVYFARLYTPNPTLSLAQFLDLKDHSSISKMYSSVKKMLEEEKNPFILSLREEIKNRLNELNDKKTALNLSE
- a CDS encoding purine-nucleoside phosphorylase translates to MLLCAGRNETLKGATPVGVGLIESAINLTRICLKNPSIESLIFIGSAGSYSAEIELLSVFESIQGYQIEESFSHLNSYTPLDNFIHIETKEQALFKRVRVNSSNYIHTNGMFAKKMVQKGVLLENMEFFSVLSVAKAFSLKAKGIFCVSNHVGLDAHKEFKENHAKVKQVLENIIDSLIV
- a CDS encoding DUF2443 family protein, with product MFEKIRKILAEIEDSQNEIEMLLKLANLSLGDFIEIKRGSMDMPKSVNEAFFTQLSEEVERLKELINALNKIKKGLLVF
- the glmS gene encoding glutamine--fructose-6-phosphate transaminase (isomerizing): MCGIVGYIGNSEKKSILLEGLKELEYRGYDSAGLAILSADRLEVFKTQGKLENLRTELKDKEFLNFGVSIAHTRWATHGKPSSVNAHPHFTENLALVHNGIIENYASLKKELENKGHAFLSQTDTEVIAHLLEETLKSENDLLKAFEKSISLLKGSYAILMLHKRAKESLFYAKSSSPLIVGKGKEGVFFASSLSVLAPKVEQFVILEENSVGQISLENFKDLKNIENMKDYAFDNKDYSKGDFRNYLEKEIYEQHSSLLECLEGRLEALNVYCEIDPEFLENVSEITLCSCGSSYHASLASVYLFERLAKIRARAILASEYRYANFKSNPNELFIAISQSGETADTLEALKLAKAQGLKTISLCNAPFSMMSRISDHTLLIRAGVERSVASTKAFSSQVMLLWLLSVYVGKQLGTISKEEEKIQAKNMLDSVNAMKIEPKLHEKIKRLSKRYLHGHGFFYIGRDVFYPLALEGALKLKEISYLHAEGYASAEMKHGPIALVDSNLFTIALLSKHLLFDKTKSNIEELSARDSTICVLSSEILEIADDFIQLEESESYMEEFFRMNLAMQLLALEIAMRLNHDVDHPRNLAKSVTVE